A genome region from Haliotis asinina isolate JCU_RB_2024 chromosome 11, JCU_Hal_asi_v2, whole genome shotgun sequence includes the following:
- the LOC137256317 gene encoding carbohydrate sulfotransferase 1-like, which produces MTLKALTKWRSLNRRQFLCWISVMGVSTMLCLWICLVKNTQQHHHLDSVRNDGPMTMPRKVLILSYMRSGSTLTADIVQQHPDVFYVFEPLFSVETIRGRYLAPVYLDKPSSLLSLRTEYSNKMDILKAFLSCSLSSVDLLTLHQHHMDKSKTTAQYNNCIHNTTIRDFESKCLNKLIEKCQGSQISLIKTIRMKMEATEELLHLNKDLKVILLVRDPRATLMSRIRLSQFSWRRVNVVEHHVRASFSHCSMVLRDVRDAVRLSNLYPGRVGILLYEKLIENPTSMTELIYNFLDLQLTPKIASYVHNITGAGLPDSCPLCTTRKNSTETANRWRLDLSIDSVMQIDQNCLPLYDQLGYLPFKSAADLVNTNLPSWLEKPISGFLTDRVYYTETRRPFSTSH; this is translated from the exons ATGACACTAAAAG CATTGACAAAATGGCGGTCGTTAAACAGGCGACAGTTTCTGTGCTGGATATCTGTGATGGGTGTGTCGACGATGTTGTGCCTGTGGATCTGCCTCGTCAAGAACACTCAGCAACACCACCACCTGGATT CTGTCAGGAACGACGGGCCGATGACCATGCCCCGGAAAGTCTTAATTCTGTCGTACATGCGCAGTGGATCAACATTGACTGCTGACATTGTCCAGCAACATCCCGATGTGTTCTATGTGTTTGAACCATTGTTCTCGGTTGAAACAATCAGGGGAAGATACCTGGCACCTGTATATCTCGATAAACCGTCAAG TCTGTTATCACTGAGGACAGAGTACTCAAACAAAATGGACATTCTGAAGGCGTTCCTCTCGTGTTCCCTCTCGTCCGTGGATCTCCTGACACTACATCAACACCATATGGACAAGAGTAAAACCACCGCCCAATACAACAACTGTATCCACAACACAACCATACGCGATTTCGAATCAAAATGCCTCAACAAACTGATTGAAAAGTGTCAAGGATCCCAAATATCTTTAATCAAAACCATCCGCATGAAGATGGAGGCAACGGAGGAACTTCTCCACCTGAACAAGGACCTGAAGGTAATCCTCCTGGTCAGAGACCCAAGAGCAACTCTCATGTCCAGGATTCGACTGTCTCAATTCAGCTGGAGGAGGGTGAATGTTGTAGAGCATCACGTCAGAGCATCCTTCTCTCACTGCTCGATGGTGCTGAGAGATGTTCGGGACGCTGTTAGACTGTCAAATCTTTACCCTGGAAGAGTTGGCATACTGCTATACGAGAAGCTGATCGAGAATCCAACATCAATGACTGAGTTGATATATAACTTTTTAGATTTACAATTAACACCAAAGATAGCCAGTTATGTACACAACATTACAGGTGCGGGTTTGCCTGACAGCTGCCCGTTGTGTACAACACGGAAAAACTCCACAGAAACAGCGAATAGATGGAGGCTGGATCTCAGTATTGACAGTGTTATGCAAATAGATcagaattgtctccctttgtatGATCAGttgggttacctccctttcaaATCTGCTGCAGACCTTGTTAACACAAATTTGCCATCATGGTTGgaaaaacccatttctggtttcttaACGGACCGCGTGTATTACACGGAAACGAGAAGACCGTTCTCGACGTCCCACTGA